Proteins from one Monodelphis domestica isolate mMonDom1 chromosome 6, mMonDom1.pri, whole genome shotgun sequence genomic window:
- the EIF3M gene encoding eukaryotic translation initiation factor 3 subunit M encodes MSVPAFIDITEEDQAAELRAYLKSKGAEISEENSEGGLHVDLAQIIEACDVCLKEDDKDVESVMNSVVSLLLILEPDKQEALIESLCEKLVKFREGERPSLRLQLLSNLFHGMDKNTPVRYTVYCSLIKVAASCGAIQYIPTELDQVRKWISDWNLNTEKKHTLLRLLYEALVDCKKSDTASKVMVELLGSYTEDNASQARVDAHRCIVRALKDPNAFLFDHLLTLKPVKFLEGELIHDLLTIFVSAKLASYVKFYQNNKDFIDSLGLLHEQNMAKMRLLTFMGMAVENKEISFDTMQQELQIGADDVEAFVIDAVRTKMVYCKIDQTQKKVVVSHSTHRTFGKQQWQQLYDTLNAWKQNLNQVKNSLLSLSDT; translated from the exons ATGAGCGTCCCGGCCTTTATCGACATCACCGAGGAGGACCAG GCTGCAGAACTTCGAGCTTACCTGAAATCAAAAGGAGCTGAAATCTCTGAAGAGAACTCGGAAGGTGGACTCCACGTAGATTTAGCTCAAATCATTGAAGCCTGTGATGTTTGTCTAAAAGAGGATGATAAAG ATGTCGAGAGTGTGATGAACAGCGTTGTGTCCCTTCTCTTGATCCTGGAGCCGGACAAGCAAGAAGCTTTGATTGAAAGCCTGTGTGAAAAGCTGGTTAAATTTCGGGAAGGGGAACGTCCATCCCTGAGACTGCAACT GCTGAGCAATCTTTTCCATGGAATGGATAAGAATACCCCTGTAAGATATACAGTCTATTGCAGTCTTATTAAAGTAGCAGCATCTTGTGGTGCCATCCAGTACATTCCAACTGAACTAGATCAA GTTCGGAAATGGATTTCTGACTGGAACCTCAACACTGAAAAAAAACATACTCTTTTGAGGCTCCTTTATGAAGCACTTGTGGACTGCAAGAAGAG tgaCACTGCTTCAAAAGTCATGGTGGAATTATTAGGAAGTTACACAGAGGACAATGCTTCTCAGGCTCGGGTTGATGCCCACAG GTGTATTGTCAGAGCATTGAAAGATCCAAACGCTTTTCTTTTTGACCATCTTCTTACTTTAAAACCAGTCAAGTTTTTGGAAGGGGAGCTTATCCACGAT CTTTTAACCATTTTCGTGAGTGCTAAATTGGCATCATATGTTAAGTTTTACCAGAATAATAAAGACTTCATTGATTCTCTtg GCTTGTTGCATGAACAGAACATGGCAAAAATGAGACTGCTTACTTTTATGGGAATGGCAGTAGAGAATAAAGAAATCTCTTTTGACACAATGCAGCAAGAACTTCAGATTGGAGCTGATGATGTGGAAGCATTTGTTATTGATG ccGTAAGAACTAAGATGGTTTACTGCAAAATTGACCAAACACAGAAAAAAGTAGTTGTCAG CCACAGCACACATCGGACATTTGGAAAACAGCAGTGGCAACAACTGTATGACACACTGAATGCCTGGAAACAAAACTTGAACCAAGTGAAAAACAGCCTTCTCAGTCTTTCTGATACCTGA